The following nucleotide sequence is from Flavobacterium sp. N1736.
GAACACAAGTTTATCTTATGGTTTTTTTGATAAAAAAGTCTACGCAAAAGTAAAGGTTTATGATGTTTTAAATCAGAATCAAAGTGCTACAAGAACCATCTCGGCAACCTCAATTCGTGATGAAGAGAATACTGTTTTAAAAAGATACATCATGTTTTCTGTAAGTTATAAAATTGGAAATTTTGCCGGAGCAGAAAAAGGGAAAAAGAGAAGACAGAGAGAGGAATAGGTTTTTTTTGAAGGGACAAAGGTTCTGAGGTTCAAAGGGACAAAGATTGATCTCATATTTTCACAATTCACAATTTTCACAAAAATAAAAACATACAAAAAAGCGAGATAGATTTAAAATCTATCTCGCTTAATTTATTTAAAATTAACTAAATGTTATAGTGAATATTTTAAAGTAACGCCATAAGTTCTTTGATCTCCAAGTACTCCGGCATATTGTCCTGCGTTTCCACCGGCAGGCAATAATTGCTCATAATAATCTTTGTTTAAAAGGTTACGACCCCAGAAATGTACTGACAAACCCTGAGAAGCACGGAAACCTAAACGCGCATTAAAAATCGCATATCCCTGAACTACTAAATATTTTGAAGCCGATGGACTTGATGAAAATTCAGAACGTGCATAAGAATCAGCGGCTACGAAAATTTTTCCTGAATTCCCGAAGAATTTTGCATTATCAGAAAGTTCACCGCCTAAAGATCCTGCCCATCTTGAAGCACCAGGCAATGCAGATCCTGAAACATCTTTAAATGATACCGGAGCTCCTGTTTCTTCTAATGGAAGTGGCGCATTTGTAAATTTCACATATTTGCCATCTGTATAAGTTGCGGCTCCGTTTATTGTTAAATTTGGACTCACTACAAAACTTGCATCAAGTTCAACACCTTGTACACGTACTTTGTCAGCATTAGCAAGATATCCACGGTTTACACCTAACTCAGCTGCCTGAACGTTGGTTTGGAAATCATTAATATCCGTTTGAAAGAATGCTAAGTTAAAGATAGAATTTTTGAAAGGAGATGTTTTTACACCCAATTCATAATGATTTACTTTTTCTGGTTTAATTACTGCTAAGTCCAGCAAAGGATCTCCTGCAGCATTTGTTGGAAGTCCCGCAACGTTTACACCAACAGGTTTGTAACTTTTAGCATAAGTTCCATAAGCATTGATTTTGTCGCTTGCTTTTACAGTAACTGTAATATTTCCGGAAAAGTCTGTGTTGTCAATAGCCGTATCAAATGCCTGATCAGAATATACTTGTTTTTTCAAAGCAAGTAATGCAGGATCTGTTGTTTGTAAACCTCCATAAGTTGTACGGGCATAATGAGCATCTTTTTTGTCATAATTATATCGTAAACCTGGTAAAACATGTAACCAGTCTGTAATAGCCCAGTCAATCTGACCAAATACTGCAGCACTGGATGCTCTGATATTCGCATCAGTTTTGATTCCGTATCCTTCAAAAAGACCCGGCGTTTTCCATAAAGCACTTGTTGAACTTTGAGCAAATCTCCATTGTGCATTTCCAGATTCTTCAGTACCATCTGTTTGTGATGTTTGATCAATGAAGAATACTCCCGCAACACCACTAATTTTAGATGTTAATTGTCCTGCGTAACGAACCTCTTGGGTAATTTGGGTTTGTCTTGTTGGATTTTGTGATTTAGCCAACACTTGTAAACCTGTAAAATCCCTGTCATTTGATGGATCCCAGTTCCAGAATCTCCATGCAGTTGTAGAGGTTAAAGTTCCGCCTCCAATTTTTGTGTCGATATTTAAAGAAAGACCTCCCATATCCTGATTCGAACGCCATGGTGTATCCTGATCAATTTTGCGATCAAATGCATTTTGGCTTGGAAGCTGATAATTCAAATCTTTAATAATAGCATCAAATTGACGATAAGCTGCTCTTTGAGTTGGAGCAACACCAGCTACAACCTGAGCATACCCGTCAGGACGTTGTGTTGTAATATCAGCAGCTAATATAATATTCGTATTTACAGTTGGCGTCCAAAGTAATTGACCTCTTATACCTTGATTGTTTAATGTATTTGTAGATCTTCCAGTTGCAACATTATCCACTAAACCATCACGTTGTGTACCTGAGAATGATAATCTACCTGCAACTTTTTTACCTAAAGCACCAGTAACAGAAGCTTTAGCCTGCAGGAAAGAATAATTTCCGTAGCTAACTTCAAAATCAGCACCAGAAGTAAAACTTGGTTTACGGGTTGTGATATTAAATGCACCCGAAGTCGTATTTTTCCCAAATAAAGAACCTTGTGGTCCGCGTAAAACTTCAATTTGTTCTACATCGATAAAATCAAGCGTTGTTGCTGCCGGACGTGCATAATAAACACCGTCTACATAAAAACCAACGCCCGGATCAATTCCGTCATTTGTAAGTCCGAAAGGAGAACCAAGACTACGAATGTTAATTCCGGTATTTCTTGGGTTTGAAGAATATAATTGAACAGAAGGAACTAATTCTTTAATACGATTTACGTTAAAAGCTCCGGTTTGTTCTGCTTGTTTTCCTGTAATAACAGAAATTGCGATTGGCACATCCTGTACTTTTTCAATTCTTCTTCTTGAAGAAACAACCACTTCAATAAGTTCATTTTCTTCGTGAATAATTAATTGTAAAGGTGTTGTTGGTAAAGCTGTAAGTTCTATTTCAGTAGTTTTGTAACCTACATATTGAACCAAAAGTGTAACAGGAAGTTTTCCTTTAGAGTCTATGGTAAATTTTCCGTTTTGATCTGTAGTAGCGCTTGAAGTTGTTCCTTTTATAACAACATTAGCGGCTTCCAGCGGAATGTTTTCGTTTGTGTTAACCACACCTTCAATATTTTGTGCGTAAGATGTCGTGAAGGCTAAAAGTAAAAAGATGCTTGTAAGTGATATTTTATGTAGAGTTTTCATTTTTATATTAAGTATATGTGATTAGTAGAATTTAAAATAAATTTTTTTTAAATCAACACATACACATTAATGATGAATTGCTTTTCACGGTTGTGAAAAATTTGACTTGGTTTTTTTGCAAAAGATTTGTTACACTTGATGGAGTAAAATGTACTTTCATGAGTTAAAATTTTGTAATTGGTTAGGTGATTACTTTTTGCAAATATAAATATTAATTCTATCGATTTACTAGGAATTAGAAAATATTTTTTTATTTCTTTACCAATGAAGCGATAGTGATACCTTCCATAGCTTTCAAAGTTTTGTCTCTAATAAGAACCAATCCCTGATGTAGGCTGCATTCTGACTCAGTTTTGCAATCAGAACATGGTTCGTAAAAATTTAAAGAAGCACAAGGCAAAAGTGCGATTGCACCGTCAAATAAACGATGAATTTCTGCCAGAGTAATATCATTTTTAGATTTTATCAAATAATATCCGCCAAATTTTCCCTGCTTACTGCTCACAAAACGTCCTCTTTTTAGATCTAATAAAATTTGCTCTAAAAACTTTTTAGGAATATTAGCACCATCAGCGATTTCCACAGTTCTGGAAATGTGATTTTCGTCTTGTTCTGCTAAATAAAGTAAGGCTTTAAGGGCATATTTTGCTTTATGTGATAACATCTAATGAATTATAAATTATTAATTATGATTATGAATTGTAAATTTTGAAACTGATAACTGAAAACTGCGACTGCAGAACTGATATTGAATACCAGAATTTTACCAGCCTCCGCTAGAACCTCCGCCAGAGAATCCGCCACCGCCAAAACCTCCACCGAAGCCACCGCCTCCACCGCCAAAACCACCACCGGATGATCCGCCGCCGAAACCGCCAAATCCTCCGCCACTGCTTCTGCCAAGACTGCTTAACAGAATTACATCCATCAGGCTCGGTCCTCCGCCATTGTTACCTGAGTTTCCTCCACCGCCTTTTTTATTTCGGGAAATCAAAATTAAAACAATTACAACAATTACGATTAAAGGTAATATCGGGAAATCCTTTTCTTTTTTGGCTTGCTTGCGTTCGCCTTTAAATTTTCCTTTAAAAACATCGATTATGGCATCAGTTCCTTTGTCAAGACCGTTGTAGAAACTTCCTGCTTTAAATTCGGGAATGATTATATTTCTGATTATTGTTCCTCCAATTCCGGCCGTCAGACGATCTTCAACGCCGTATCCGGGATTAATGGCAATCTTTTTCTCGTTTTTGGCAAGTAAAATAATAACACCATTATCATCTTGTTTTGTTCCGCCAATTCCCCAGGTTTGTCCCCATTTTGTGGCCAGCTGGCTTACATCTTCACCTTTTAAACTCTCAATTGTAATAACAACAATTTGAGTTGTGGTAGAATCTGAATAACGAATTAGTTTTTCTTCAAGCTGTGCTTTTTCACCAGCGCTTAAAATATTTGCATAGTCATAAACGGAAGTCTGTAAACTAGGTTTTTCCGGAATAGTAAACTGGGCAAAAATGCTATTGCAGGTAAAAAAAGCGATAAACAAAAGAGTAAACTGAAAAATTCCGTTGGAATTTGATATTTTGTTTGTGGAAATTTTCATCATTTATCCTTTTGAAATTTCGTTTGATAATTCGTTAGTGTCACCTTCAGACCACGGAAAGTTCTTTTTTAATTGTTCTCCGGCATTCAAAATACCGTCGACAATTCCTTGTTTAAAGTTTCCTGATTTAAATTGTTCTACCATTTTGTCTTTGGTACAATCCCAAAAATCTGATGCTACAACATCATTTATGCCTTTGTCTCCGCAAATAGCAAAGCTTTTATCTTCGACGGCAAAGTAAAATAAAACACCGTTTTGAAGTTGGGTTTCATTCATTTTTAATTCATGAAAAACTTCTAAAGCCCTTTCAAAAGGAACTTTAGAAGTTGTTTTTTCTATATGTACTCTAATTTCGCCAGAAGTGTTTTTTTCGGCCACGCGAATTGCTTCAACAATTGTTAGTTCTTCTTCCTTGGTTAAAAAATCTTCTACTTTTGACATTCGAGTTATTTTAGATATTAGATTTCAGATTTTAGATTGCGGGCTAAACCTGAAATCTAAAATCATGGATCAAAAATATTATTTTTTTAGAATTTTACTTCAACTGGTTTATCTGCTCCTGCAACAGCTTCAAAGTATGGTTTTTCTTTGTAATCCAAGAACCATTTGTTCGGAATTGCAAGAATATATCCGTTGTAATCTTGTACGGCTTCGTTAAAACGAGTTCTTGCAGTTAAAATTTGGTTTTCAGTACTTGCCAATTCGTCTTGTAATTTTAAGAAATTCTCGTTGGCTTTTAAAGTAGGATATTGTTCAACAGAAACTAATAATCTTGATAAAGATGATGATACACCACTTTGCGCCTGATTAAATTGTGCTAATTGTTCAGGGGTTACATTACTAGGATCAATTGTTACAGATGTTGCTTTTGCACGTGCTTCAATAACCGCAGTTAAAGTTGATTTTTCAAAATCAGCAGCTCCTTTTACGGTGTTTACCAGGTTTCCAATAAGGTCATTTCTTCTTTGGTAAGTTGTACTCACATTTCCCCATTCTTTGTTAACTGCCTGACTTTTTTGCAAACCAGTATTTTTAATTCCAATTGACCAAAAAGCAATAATAGCGATAAGGGCTACAATAATTATTACGGGGATTAACCATTTTTTCATATTTGTTCTGATTTAAGTTTATTTCTAGTTTTTGATATTATTGTTACAATTCGTTTTTAATTTCTGTTAATTGTGTTTTTATGGTCTCTAATTTACGTATTATTTCGAATTTATCTAATGTTTTCTTTTGTCCTTCTTTTAAATGTGTTTTGGCACCTTCAAGTGTAAAACCGCGTTCTTTAACCAAATGATAAATCAATTGAAGATTTGTAATATCTTCCGGCGTAAACATTCTGTTGCCTTTAGCATTCTTTTTAGGTTTGAGAATATCAAATTCGCTATCCCAAAAACGTATCAAAGATGCATTGACATTAAAAGCTTTGGCTACTTCGCCAATGCTGTAATATCTTTTATCTTTAGAAAGCTCAATGTGCATGATTCTTATTTTTCTTATTTATTCCAAAATTACTACTTTTTATAGTATTAATCTAATGACTGATTTTCCTGGTTTGCCATTTGTGAAATTGCTACATATTCAACAGCCGATATATTTCCGTAATAAAAATTTAAAGGATTCACGACTTTTCCATCTTTATGAACTTCATAATGACAATGCGGACCTTCAGATCTTCCGGTACTGCCTACATAACCAATAACATCACCTCTTTTAACATGTTGCCCGGGTCTGCAATTGTATTTGCTCAAATGTGCGTACAAACTCTCATATCCAAAACCATGCCTGATGACCACATGATTTCCAAATCCCGAAGCAGCAGCATCGGCTCTTGCCACGACACCATCGCCCGTTGCATACACGGGAGATCCTGTAGGAGCAGTAAAGTCCATTCCGTTGTGCATTTTTCGCACTTTCGTGAAAGGATCAATCCTGTATCCAAAACCTGACGCGACACGTTTTAAATTTTCATTTCGTACTGGCTGAATGGCAGGAATTGCCAATAATAAATTTCCTTTTACGCTCGCCAGTTTCAAAATTTCGTCTAATGATTTTGATTGAATGGCTAATTGTTTTGAAAGTTTATCAACACGCTTTGTGGTATTTAATACCAATTGCGAATTGTTATAACCTTCTAAATCTTTGTATCTGTTAATATCTCTAAATCCTGATTTTCGGATAGAATCGGGAATTTCAGCTTTATTAAAATAAACCCTGTAGATATTGTTATCTCTTTCTTCCAGCGCGTCGGCGACATCATCAATTTCATCCATTTTTCTATTCAAAATGGCATATTTTAATTTTAAATTTTCGATTTCACGTGTTTGTAAGCGATCTTTTGGAGTCTCAAAATACGGAGTATTAATTAAGAGTACAAAAACCAAAAATCCAAATAGCGCCGAAGCCAGCAAAAACAGTAATGCGTAACCGATTTTGATTCTCTTTCTGGTTTTTATTTTCGTATAAGCCAGATTTTCTGAGTCGTAATAATATTTTACTTTCGCCATATTTTAAAATACCCTATTTTTGCAGCTTGTAAAATAGTTTGTCGAACAAATTTAATAAATGTTTCAGTTGTTCACAGCTTTTTTTCAAGAATTAAAAAACAATTAGATAATTAGATAATGTGACAATTAGATAATTTATTGTATTAAGAATTAAGTATTTTATTTTTAATCATCTAATTGTCACATTATCAAATTGGCACATTAATAAAATATGAAATCACAAGACGTACGTAAACAATTTTTAGACTTTTTTAAAAGTAACGGACATTTAATTGTTCCTTCTGCTCCAATCGTTCTCAAGGACGATCCAACTCTTATGTTCAATAACTCGGGAATGGCCCAGTTTAAAGAATATTTTTTAGGAAACGGAACGCCAAAAAGTAAAAGAATAGCCGATACGCAAAAATGTCTTCGTGTTTCAGGAAAACATAATGATCTTGAAGATGTAGGTTTTGATACGTATCATCATACGATGTTCGAAATGTTAGGCAACTGGTCTTTTGGCGATTATTTTAAAAAAGAAGCAATCAATTGGGCTTGGCAGCTTTTGACAGAAGTTTATAAAATTCCAAAGGAAAACCTTTATGTTTCTGTTTTTGAAGGAAGCAAAGAAGATAATGTTCCTTTTGATCAGGAAGCTTGGGATATCTGGAAAACATTAATTGATGAAGACCGAATTATTCTTGGAAATAAAAAAGATAATTTCTGGGAAATGGGAGATCAGGGACCATGCGGACCTTGTTCTGAAATTCACGTTGATTTACGTCCGGAATCTGAAAAAACGTTGGTTACAGGAAAAAGTCTGGTAAATAATGATCATCCGCAAGTTGTTGAAATCTGGAATAATGTATTCATGGAATTCAACCGTAAAGCTGATGGATCTCTGGAAAAACTTCCTGCACAACACGTAGATACCGGAATGGGATTTGAGCGTTTGTGTATGGCTTTGCAAGGAAAAACATCAAATTATGATACCGATGTTTTTACTCCGCTTATTGAAAAAGTAGAACAAATTACAGGTTTAAAATATACATCTGATGAAGTTAAAAACATCTCAGACGAACAAAATAAAACTAATATTGCGATTCGTGTAATTGTAGATCATGTTCGTGCGGTTGCTTTTGCAATTGCCGACGGACAATTACCATCAAACACAGGTGCTGGTTATGTAATTCGTAGAATTTTACGTCGTGCGATTCGTTACGGATTTACATTTCTTGGTACAAAAGAACCTTTTATTAATAAATTGGTAGAAGTTTTAGCGAATCAAATGGGAGAATTTTTCCCTGAAATCAAATCACAGCAACAATTGGTTACAAATGTTATTCGTGAAGAAGAAGCCTCTTTCTTGAGAACTTTAGATCAGGGTTTACAATTATTAGATAATGTAATTGCACAAACTAGCGGTTCAGAAGTTTCTGGAGCAAAAGCATTCGAATTGTATGATACTTTTGGTTTCCCGAAAGATTTAACGGCTTTGATCCTGAAAGAAAAAGGAATGTCTTTGAATGAAGCAGAATTTGATGCATCGATGCAGGAACAAAAAAATCGTTCACGCGCGGCATCAGAAGTTTCAACAGAAGACTGGACTGTTTTAATTCCTGGAAATGTAGAAACATTTGTTGGTTACGATCAAGTAGAAAATGATGTAAAAATTACCAGAATTCGTAAAATAGATTCTAAGAAAGATGGAGTTTTATACCAAATTGTTTTAGACAATACGCCGTTTTATCCGGAAGGTGGAGGACAAGTTGGTGATAAAGGAACATTGGTTTCTGCAAACGAAACGATCGAAATCATCGATACAAAAAAAGAAAACAATTTGATTTTGCATTTTGCAAAACAATTGCCTGAAAATATCGAAGCTGCTTTTGTAGCAAAAGTAAATACCGATTTAAGAGGTTCTACTTCTAAAAATCACTCGGCTACGCATTTAATGCATTTGGCTTTGAGAAACCTTCTGGGAACTCACGTAGAGCAAAAAGGCTCATTAGTAAATCCAAACTATTTGCGTTTTGACTTTTCGCATTTTTCTAAAGTTTCAGATGAAGAATTACGTCAGGTTGAAGCAAGTGTAAATGCGCAAATTGAAGCACAATTGCAATTGGTAGAACACAGAAATATCCCAATTAAAGAAGCATTGGATAAAGGTGCAATGGCTTTATTTGGAGAGAAATATGGTGATAATGTCCGTATGATTGAATTTGGTGAAAGTAAAGAGCTTTGCGGTGGAATTCACGTGAAAAACACAGCAGAAATCTGGCATTTCAAGATCATTTCTGAAGGTGCGGTTGCGGCTGGAATTCGTCGTATTGAAGCGATTACAGGTGATGCAGTAAAAGACTTCTATCAAAATCAAGAGAATACCTTATCTGAAATAAAAGAAACATTAAAAAATCCACAGGATATTTTAAAATCAGTGGCTTCTTTGCAGGATGATAATGCAAAACTTAAAAAACAAGTTGAGCAATTATTGAAAGAGAAAGTAAACGCTTTAAAAACAGATCTTGAAAAAGATTTTCAAGAAGTAAACGGAATAAATTTTCTTGCTAAACAAGTAGATTTAAGTATGGCTTCGACAAAAGATTTAGCTTCAGCTTTAGGAAGTTCAAAAGCAGATTCGTTTGTGTTTTTAGCTTCTATAGAAGATGGTTTGCCAAATATTCACTGTTATATTGCGAAAGAATTAGTTGCAGGCAATATCTTTAATGCAAATGCGGTTATCAAAGAATTAGGAAAATACATTGACGGAAATGGGGGAGGACAGCCTTTCTTCGCATCCGGAAAAGGTAAAAATGTAAACGGAATTACAGAGGCTTTGGCTCACGCAAGCGAGTTTTTAAAATAAGAGTTTTTTAATCTCGCAAAGATGCAGAGTCGCAAAGTTTTTTTAAGCTTTGCGACTCTTTTTTGTGAATAAAATTTTAATGTAAGTTTTTTCTTTAATTTTGTTTAAAAAAAGAAATAACAGAAAACGAGATTTCAGCTATTGTGGTTGATGTTTGTTATAAAATACACGTAAAATTAGGACCAGGCTTGTTAGAATCTGTTTACGAAGCTATATTACATCACGAATTAACAAAAAGAGGACTAAGTGTAGAAAGACAAAAAACATTGCCGGTTATTTGGGATAATATAAATGTAGATATTGGTTTTAGAGCTGATTTAATAGTAGAAAATAAAGTAATCCTAGAAATTAAATCAATACAACAACTAACAGATATACATGCTAAACAAGTTTTAACTTATCTTAAATAACAAAAATGAAATTAGGTTTGTTAATAAATTTCAATGTACCAATTATTAAATTAGGTATTAAAAGAGTAGTATCTAATCTCTAATTTAGACTTAAAAACTTATAAAAAAAGCAAAGTCGCAAAGCTTAAAAAACTTTGCGACTCTGCGTCTTTGCGAGATTCTTTCATCGCACAGGCAAAAACTATTTTCGTTCCCCAATTTGCTGACGCCACATCGCGTAATACAAACCTTTTTCAACGATTAAATCTTCGTGTTTTCCTTGCTCGATGATTTTTCCTTGTTCTAAAACAAAAATTCTGTCAGCGTGCATTACGGTAGATAATCGGTGTGCGATTAAAACGGTAATTCTGTTTTTGTCTGATATGTTTCTGATTGTTGCATTGATTTCTTCTTCGGTAATAGAATCTAAAGCAGAAGTTGCTTCATCAAAAATCAATAAATTCGGATTTCTTAAAATGGCGCGGGCGATTGATAAACGTTGTTTTTCTCCACCGGAAACCTTGATTCCGCCTTCACCAATTGTAGTGTTTAAACCATCTTCGGCACGTCTTAATAATTTATCACAACTTGCTCTTTTTAATGCATCATATACCTCTTCGTCAGTTGCATTTGGCTTTACAAACAATAAATTTTCACGAATCGTTCCGGAGAATAATTGTGCATCCTGCGTAACAAAACCTAATTGTTTTCTTAAATCTAATAAATCAATTTCGGTAGAATCAATTTCGTTGTAAAGCACTTCACCTTCTTCGGGCGTATACAATCCAACTAATAATTTTACTAGCGTTGTTTTTCCTGAACCGGACGGACCAACAAAAGCCACGGTTTGTCCTTGTTTGATTTCGAAATTAATATTTTCTACAGCTTTAAATTTAGCCGTTTTATGCTTAAAGCTTACATTAGAGAAAAGTAAAGACTGAATAGCTCCAACATGTTTAGGATTTTTTGGACGGAATTCTTTAGGAGCGCTTAATAAAATTTTAAAGTTTTCCATTGAAACTTTAGTTTCATTCAGTGCAATAATAAAATTTCCCAATTCCTGTAAAGGTCCAAAAATAAAAAAAGTAAAAAATACCATTGTCAGCAAATCGCCTACAATAATTTTTCCTCCGAATAAGAAATAGTACAAAGTAAAAACAACGCAGGTTCTTAAAAAGTGAACGGTTGTTCCCTGAATAAAACTTAAACTTCTGATAAAACGGATTTTCTCTAATTCCAGCTGAAGAATTTTAAACGTATTTAAATTCAAACGTTTTTCTTCCTGATATGTTAAACCAAGGCTTTTTACAAGTTCAATATTTCGTAAACTTTCTGTTGTTGAACCTGCCAAAGCATTCGTTTGATTGACAATTTTTTTAGAAACAATTTTTATTTTCTTACCTAAATATGAACTTACTAAAGCAATAATTGGCGCTGTAACTAAAAAGATAAGCGAAATACGATAATCAATTCGGGCAACATAAAGAATTACAAAAATAAATCCGATTACAGTTTGAAAAATCAAAGAAATAGAAAGCGTAATTAATTTTTCTGAATCAGAACGAACTTTTGTCAATTTGCTTAACGTTTCGCCGCTTCGCTGATCTTCGAATTCGGCATAAGGTAAATCGAGCGATTTTTTAATACCGTCCGTATACATTTGAGCTCCGGTACGCTGAATAACAACATTGGTAAAATAATCCTGAAAGTTTTTTGTAATTCTCGAAATCATTGCAGCACCAAGCGAAAGTCCCAGCCAGAATGATAAAGATTTAATGAATCCAATTTCGTTTCCTTTGTATTTATGCAGTCCAACACCGCAATCCTGCATTAATTTACCGGTAATAATAGAATCTGACAAGCTGAAACAAATATTTATGGCAGCCATAATCAAAGCAAAAAATAGTAGCATTTTATGTTTGATTATATAAGAATATAATAATTTCATAGATGAATTTGAGTTTATGGAAGATGCAAAAGTAGTGAATAGTTTTGCTTTATAAAGTTGATTTAAGTTATTAAAAACCTAAATATTTATAAATTTATTTTGTAGCAGAAAGCCCTTAATTCAAAAAAGACAAAATCAAAATTTTATTCGTAATCAAACGGAATTTTTAATGTTAAGAACAGAAACATAGAATCGCTATAAATTGACA
It contains:
- a CDS encoding ABC transporter ATP-binding protein; its protein translation is MKLLYSYIIKHKMLLFFALIMAAINICFSLSDSIITGKLMQDCGVGLHKYKGNEIGFIKSLSFWLGLSLGAAMISRITKNFQDYFTNVVIQRTGAQMYTDGIKKSLDLPYAEFEDQRSGETLSKLTKVRSDSEKLITLSISLIFQTVIGFIFVILYVARIDYRISLIFLVTAPIIALVSSYLGKKIKIVSKKIVNQTNALAGSTTESLRNIELVKSLGLTYQEEKRLNLNTFKILQLELEKIRFIRSLSFIQGTTVHFLRTCVVFTLYYFLFGGKIIVGDLLTMVFFTFFIFGPLQELGNFIIALNETKVSMENFKILLSAPKEFRPKNPKHVGAIQSLLFSNVSFKHKTAKFKAVENINFEIKQGQTVAFVGPSGSGKTTLVKLLVGLYTPEEGEVLYNEIDSTEIDLLDLRKQLGFVTQDAQLFSGTIRENLLFVKPNATDEEVYDALKRASCDKLLRRAEDGLNTTIGEGGIKVSGGEKQRLSIARAILRNPNLLIFDEATSALDSITEEEINATIRNISDKNRITVLIAHRLSTVMHADRIFVLEQGKIIEQGKHEDLIVEKGLYYAMWRQQIGERK